The Leptolyngbya sp. FACHB-261 genome segment CTTCCTAGCCTCTGATGCTGCCAGCCACATCACTGGCAGTGAAATGTGGATTGATGGCGGCCAGTCGCTCCTACAAGGCTGAGCAGTGGCCACCACAACCCTAGGAGGTTAGGTCAAATAGGGCAGCTCATGCCGCGGCTCCCTGCTTAACCTGCTGGTCAATTTGCTGCACCTCAGCTTCCGAGAGCTGAAGGTCGAGCGCCCGTACCGAATCTTCAATACTGCTCACTTTGCTAGCTCCAGGAATCGGCAGTACACAGGGTGATTTAGCCCGCAACCAGGCCAGCACGATGTTATAAATTGACCCGCCTTTTTCTTGAGCTAGACGAGTGAGCACTGGAAACGAATCTAAGCTTCCCACGCGGCTACTCCCTCCCAAAGGGCTCCAAGGCAAAAAGGTTAGTCCTTCCTGTTCGCAGTATTGCAAAACACCATCAGACTCAGGCTGACGGTACCAGGGATTGTATTGATTCTGCACTGAAACGATTTCAACAACCTTCCTGGCCTGTCTGATTTGTTCAACCGAGAAGTTAGAAACTCCAACAAAGCGAATTAGACCGGAATCAACCGCTTCTTTGGCAGGAGCAAGAGACTCTTCAATGCTGTAGTTATGATCGGGGGCATGATACTGCCAGAGATCAATCGGTCGCTGGCCACCCAAAGCTTCGAAACTCTCACGAATAGTTTGGCGTAAGTGCTTAGGATCGCCGTTTCGGGTCCAGGAGCCATTAGGGCGCATCAAGCCACCTTTGGTTGCAACGACAACAGAGCCGGTATCACCCTCATACTGTTGCAGCGCTTTGTGGATCAGGCGTTCATTGTGGTGCTTATCGGTTTCGTCTTTGCAGTAAGAATCAGCCGTGTCAATCAAGGTGATCCCTAGATCTAGAGCACGATGGATCACTGCAATTGCCTGGGCCTCCGGTGGCCTACCAGCTATAGACATAGGCATACCGCCTAAGCCAATCGCGCTGACCTGAAGTTGGGTCGGACCCAGTTGTGTTGTTCTCATAATTTGCCCTACTGAGCTATTTAAAGATGGATGAGCTAGCGCATTTCACTGATTAACCACAATTGAATCGCGGCTCTTTAAAAGGTCAGCGCGTGCAGCCTGATCCATCTCGACTGTAGAGTTGAAATTGAAGCCCAACATCTTACCGTCGAACGATGTGAAATACATATCATTACGAACGTCAGTATCAATGGCCCGACTAGTGGCTTCTAATCGAACCCAACGCGTATTATTAATGTCCACTAATTCTCTCGTTCTCCATTGCAAGCCCGGAATTACACGTTCTAAGAGTGGCTCCATCGCTGCTTTGAGTTTAGGTAGTTCTGTTGGAGAAACCCGCGATTGAGAGAAAGTCACTGCAATCGAAACACTTTGGCGCTCGTTAGCATAAACATATTGAGGTGGATTACCTCTAGGAAACTTGAAGGCAATCTCTTCTGAAGTCATCGCCGTAAAACCTGGCGGTGGCACGAAAGAGATTCGTCCGTTGGCTAACTCAACCCGTCCATCCCTACTAACAGTCGGTGTCGTGTTGTGGGGTTGGGTGGTTGCAGAAGATTCAGACTGCTGAGCCTGTGCGACAGGGGAGGCAGCACTTATTGCCAGCGTATTTGCAGTTGATTCCCGGTCTGCTGATTCTGGGTCTGATTGTGACTGTGC includes the following:
- a CDS encoding aldo/keto reductase; the protein is MRTTQLGPTQLQVSAIGLGGMPMSIAGRPPEAQAIAVIHRALDLGITLIDTADSYCKDETDKHHNERLIHKALQQYEGDTGSVVVATKGGLMRPNGSWTRNGDPKHLRQTIRESFEALGGQRPIDLWQYHAPDHNYSIEESLAPAKEAVDSGLIRFVGVSNFSVEQIRQARKVVEIVSVQNQYNPWYRQPESDGVLQYCEQEGLTFLPWSPLGGSSRVGSLDSFPVLTRLAQEKGGSIYNIVLAWLRAKSPCVLPIPGASKVSSIEDSVRALDLQLSEAEVQQIDQQVKQGAAA